A section of the Pseudomonas tritici genome encodes:
- a CDS encoding twin-arginine translocation pathway signal protein, with the protein MNPSLTDSPALSRRGVLKIGLCASAFLATAGLGASLSGCSSSTPASGFAMLRSSDLPFLRAVIPVLLEGVASAQEVARGIEDTLKKLDFSLQRLSPEMFKLTQQLFDVLGMGITRGPLTGIWGSWENASGEQIRNFLHRWENSYLNLLRMGQGSLLKLVIMAWYFQPASWAHCGYPGPPKI; encoded by the coding sequence ATGAACCCTAGCCTGACTGATTCACCTGCGCTTTCACGGCGCGGCGTCTTGAAAATCGGCTTGTGTGCCAGCGCCTTCCTGGCCACCGCCGGGCTCGGCGCCAGCCTCAGCGGTTGCTCCAGCAGCACGCCGGCCAGCGGCTTTGCCATGTTGCGCAGCAGTGACTTGCCCTTCTTGCGCGCGGTTATCCCAGTGCTGCTCGAAGGCGTCGCCAGCGCCCAGGAAGTCGCCCGCGGGATTGAAGACACGCTTAAGAAGCTCGACTTCAGCCTGCAGCGCCTGTCGCCGGAGATGTTCAAGCTCACCCAGCAACTGTTCGACGTGCTGGGCATGGGCATTACCCGTGGGCCGTTGACCGGGATCTGGGGCAGTTGGGAAAACGCCAGCGGCGAACAGATCCGCAACTTTTTGCACCGCTGGGAAAACAGCTACCTGAACCTGCTGCGCATGGGCCAAGGCTCGCTGCTCAAGCTGGTGATCATGGCCTGGTACTTCCAGCCGGCGTCCTGGGCGCATTGCGGCTATCCGGGCCCGCCGAAGATTTAG
- a CDS encoding GMC family oxidoreductase, which translates to MPVPDLFRDGMARGWKTHNGAALDSDLTLEADVAIIGSGAGGGTTAEILSAAGYKVLLIEEGPLKTSSDFKLLEDEAYTSLYQEGIGRMSKDGAITILQGRAVGGTTLINWTSSFRTPDATLAHWASEYAVKGHSSAEMAPWFEKMEQRLGIAPWALPPNPNNDVIRKGCEKLGYSWHVIPRNVRGCFNLGYCGMGCPVNAKQSMLVTTIPSTLEKGGELLYLARAERLVYNGDTINSLECVALDDLCVAPTGRKITVKAKHYVLSGGGINSPALLMRSSAPDPHSRLGKRTFLHLVNFSAGLFDEVINPFYGAPQSIYSDHFQWQDGTTGKMSYKLEAPPLHPALASTLLGGYGTQNALDMSQLPNTHAMLALLRDGFHPDSPGGSVELRGDGTPVLDYQVSDYAWDGLRRAFHSMAEIQFAAGAKSVKPLHHDARYVKTLAEARSLIDGLNLELHRTCLGSAHVMGGCAMGEDPKNAVADSLGRHHQLRNLSIHDGSLFPTSIGANPQLSVYGLTAQLATALAERLKTA; encoded by the coding sequence ATGCCCGTACCTGATCTGTTCCGCGACGGCATGGCCCGTGGCTGGAAAACCCATAACGGCGCCGCCCTCGACAGCGACCTGACCCTGGAAGCCGATGTGGCGATCATCGGCAGCGGCGCAGGTGGCGGCACCACCGCCGAAATCCTCAGCGCTGCTGGCTACAAAGTGCTGCTGATCGAAGAAGGCCCGCTCAAGACCAGCAGCGATTTCAAGCTGCTCGAGGACGAGGCCTACACCAGCCTGTACCAGGAAGGCATCGGCCGCATGAGCAAGGACGGCGCGATTACCATCCTGCAGGGTCGGGCGGTAGGTGGCACCACCTTGATCAACTGGACGTCGAGCTTTCGCACCCCGGACGCCACCCTCGCCCATTGGGCCAGCGAATATGCGGTGAAGGGTCACAGCAGCGCCGAGATGGCGCCCTGGTTTGAAAAGATGGAACAACGCCTGGGCATCGCGCCCTGGGCCCTGCCGCCCAACCCGAACAATGATGTGATCCGCAAAGGTTGCGAAAAGCTCGGCTACAGCTGGCACGTGATCCCGCGCAATGTGCGCGGCTGCTTTAACCTGGGCTATTGCGGCATGGGCTGCCCGGTCAACGCCAAGCAGTCGATGCTGGTGACCACTATTCCCTCCACCCTGGAAAAGGGCGGCGAGCTGCTTTACCTGGCACGCGCCGAACGCCTCGTCTACAACGGCGACACCATCAACAGCCTGGAGTGCGTAGCCCTGGACGACCTGTGCGTGGCGCCGACCGGACGTAAGATCACGGTAAAAGCCAAGCATTACGTACTCTCGGGCGGTGGTATCAACAGCCCGGCACTGCTGATGCGCTCAAGTGCTCCGGACCCGCATTCGCGGTTGGGCAAGCGCACCTTCCTGCATCTGGTGAATTTCTCCGCGGGTCTATTCGATGAGGTGATCAACCCGTTCTATGGCGCCCCCCAGTCGATCTATTCCGACCATTTCCAATGGCAGGACGGCACCACCGGCAAAATGTCCTACAAGCTAGAGGCGCCACCCTTACACCCCGCGTTGGCGAGCACCCTACTCGGCGGCTATGGCACCCAGAACGCTCTGGATATGAGCCAATTGCCCAACACCCACGCGATGCTGGCGTTACTGCGCGACGGCTTCCACCCCGACAGCCCGGGCGGCAGCGTGGAATTGCGCGGCGACGGTACGCCAGTGCTCGACTATCAGGTCTCGGATTACGCCTGGGACGGCCTGCGCCGCGCGTTCCACAGCATGGCCGAGATCCAGTTCGCGGCGGGCGCCAAGTCAGTCAAGCCGCTGCACCACGACGCGCGCTACGTGAAAACCCTGGCCGAAGCGCGCAGCCTGATCGACGGCCTCAACCTGGAACTGCACCGCACCTGCCTGGGCAGCGCCCATGTGATGGGCGGTTGTGCCATGGGTGAAGACCCGAAAAACGCCGTGGCCGACAGCCTCGGTCGTCATCACCAACTGCGCAACCTGTCGATCCACGATGGCTCGCTATTCCCCACCAGTATTGGGGCCAATCCACAATTATCGGTGTACGGTTTGACCGCGCAACTGGCGACGGCTTTGGCCGAACGTCTGAAAACAGCATGA